The proteins below come from a single Miscanthus floridulus cultivar M001 chromosome 1, ASM1932011v1, whole genome shotgun sequence genomic window:
- the LOC136489033 gene encoding flowering locus K homology domain-like, translating into MAQMQSSSKEQEVHEVARKSNEQTVLKQDAVDDEDSGDTTSSAGESKYPGWPGTSVFRMLIPAQKVGAIIGHKGERVRRLCEETRACVRIIGGHLCAAEQAVIIFGREQPDEPLPPAVDALLRVYQQTINDDSLDVGSDSVIVRRILAPSEQAASLIGEHGVMINSIMEASQTDIFVLDGDLPPVALEEDRVVEIWGLPARVHKALELVASHLRKYLVDRSVIPLFDCHVPMPILHMDMPPCHYIDYPEGPVHPVSPGYHSVSAEDLQHEQWIDTVYLRGRHPMGNLRHADTFEYRWEAPTPFRRHRSVTPPNHAITAYGPEASSPMEAYLSAPMELHSHHNLQNCWHSSPVNSTDSVERIRSLISVYGQQARLQKQTCQSAKLGKHPRFGISLHGSEAHPTRVSPRDSTEHPPSPGISACGQEASPCFRMHPPTTVENLLNCRVSACGPEAQLPLHPAPTSSTSRAVASQVKKKMQVPIFYAEAVIGPAGERIEYIRRTSRSSILITNSEGAMSIEITGSAATDVLTAEQLIKNFMAEAAAASPGHSFDFIPSYLPALRSAQADVLASPGTSEVSSLPERRLQMIY; encoded by the exons ATGGCTCAGATGCAGTCAAGTTCGAAGGAGCAAGAGGTTCATGAAGTCGCCAGGAAATCTAATGAGCAGACTGTTCTGAAACAAGACGCTGTTGACGATGAAGACTCTGGTGATACCACTTCCTCTGCTGGTGAAAGCAAGTATCCTGGTTGGCCTGGAACTAGTGTCTTCAGGATGCTGATTCCTGCACAGAAGGTTGGTGCAATAATCGGCCACAAAGGCGAGAGGGTCAGAAGACTGTGTGAGGAAACAAGAGCCTGTGTTCGTATTATTGGCGGTCATCTTTGTGCGGCAGAGCAAGCT GTAATCATTTTTGGAAGGGAACAGCCTGATGAGCCATTACCTCCAGCCGTGGATGCCCTACTAAGAGTATATCAGCAAACTATTAACGATGACTCTTTAGATGTGGGATCCGATAGTGTGATTGTGAGGCGGATTCTTGCACCCAGTGAACAGGCAGCAAGCCTTATTGGTGAGCATGGTGTGATGATTAATTCAATCATGGAAGCTTCTCAAACCGACATCTTTGTCCTTG ATGGTGATCTGCCTCCTGTTGCACTGGAAGAAGATAGGGTTGTTGAAATATGGGGACTGCCTGCAAGAGTGCATAAGGCTTTGGAACTTGTTGCTTCTCATCTGAGAAAGTACCTGGTTGATCGAAGTGTGATCCCATTGTTTGATTGTCAT GTACCTATGCCAATCTTGCACATGGACATGCCCCCATGTCACTACATTGACTATCCTGAGGGCCCTGTGCATCCAGTTAGTCCAGGTTATCACTCTGTATCTGCTGAAGATCTCCAACATGAACAATGGATTGACACTGTCTATTTGAGGGGTAGGCATCCTATGGGAAATCTTCGACATGCTGATACATTTGAATATAGATGGGAAGCACCTACACCTTTCAGGAGACATCGATCTGTTACACCACCAAATCATGCTATAACTGCATATGGGCCAGAAGCATCATCACCTATGGAAGCATATCTATCAGCTCCTATGGAATTACATTCACACCACAACCTTCAAAATTGTTGGCATTCATCTCCAGTTAATTCAACAGATTCTGTTGAAAGAATACGCTCCCTTATATCTGTGTATGGACAACAAGCACGGCTACAGAAACAGACATGTCAATCAGCTAAACTGGGTAAACATCCACGGTTCGGAATATCTTTACATGGAAGTGAAGCCCATCCAACTAGGGTATCTCCGAGAGATTCTACTGAACATCCTCCATCTCCCGGTATTTCTGCATGTGGACAAGAAGCATCTCCATGCTTCAGAATGCATCCACCAACTACTGTGGAAAATCTTCTAAACTGTCGTGTATCTGCATGTGGACCAGAAGCACAACTACCACTACATCCGGCTCCAACATCATCAACTAGTCGAGCAGTTGCTTCTCAA GTTAAGAAAAAGATGCAAGTACCAATATTCTATGCTGAAGCTGTCATTGGCCCAGCTGGTGAAAGAATTGAATACATTCGTCGTACCAGCAGGTCGAGCATTTTGATAACCAATTCTGAGGGCGCAATGTCTATTGAGATCACTGGAAGTGCTGCAACAGATGTTCTAACTGCAGAGCAGCTGATTAAG AACTTTATGGCCGAAGCAGCTGCCGCCTCCCCTGGTCACAGTTTCGACTTCATTCCATCATATTTGCCAGCACTCAGATCTGCCCAAGCTGATGTTCTTGCTTCCCCTGGGACAAGCGAAGTGTCCAGTTTGCCAGAACGACGCCTGCAAATGATTTACTGA